From the genome of Takifugu rubripes chromosome 10, fTakRub1.2, whole genome shotgun sequence:
GGAAACGTGTGTGCAGGAACACAGCGGCAGAATGCAGAGGAAGCTGTGGCGGCGTGCTGAACTGAACAGATTTGTGCTTTACATACAAAAGGCCACCGAGACACACGGAGCACAATTCTATCCAGACTTTCCTCAGATGAGATGCCCTGATTCGGTGGAAGGGAAGTGCTTCTGCCCTTTGCGTGGCAAAAGGATTGTGTGATAAGCGATAAGGTGCGAAAAGCCTCAGAGGCCACCtccccccgtctctcctctcccttcgaTTTCCTCAATATTTCCGTCCCACCGTTCACCCAACCTCTGCCCACCTGTCACCTCTGCTGTTGGGTAAACACGGTGTGTCTGCTCTACAGGGCCACAGGCTGTTGCACCTGTCGTGCCAGTGGCAGCGGTGCTGGGGTGGGATGTTATGcacggtgtgtttgtgtggtgctAAGGGGGGGTGTTGCAGAGACCTGGTATGTGGGCAGGTGCCGGAGGCCATTTGCATTTCTCAGTGAGTTTCACACCTCTGTCTTACTGCTGAAATCCTCTTCCCCAACACACTCTTGCCCCCTTccctctctgacacacacccacaaaataTCACGCCGACAAACACAGAAAGGTTATGATACTTTGGCATTTCCATTGTCACCCCTGAGTCTTTGTTTACGTCTGTAAAGAACATTTCAAcatccttttcctttttaatcacAACAGTCCTCATTCCCCCTTTGAttaacacaaaacaacacaaacccATGACCTGTCCTTTTGCATAGAGCAATTACAAGTTCCGAATTACAGGAACCAGCCACTACTCCTCGGAGACATTCTTGTAGCTGCATTTAAACCCCCGCTGGTATCTGTATTTTGTTACATATTATGCAGCTGCATTCGGCAGCCGGTTGCCTAACAAAATCCACCATCTATGCAGAGAAGCAGCACATTTTATAGTTTGCTCGCTGCCTTCTTTAATAGAATAAGGTTTTTTTCACATAATATTGCTCCTATTATTTTCAATTTCCATGCTCACTCGGGACCGTGAGTCTTAAAAATGGTGGGTTCTGGTTGAACGGACGTGCCTGGTCGTTCCAGTGGTAGCGATTTAGGCCGGCCGATGATAAATGAGCTACATTAGTCTTCCCAAAATGAGGTCCGAATGCAGGGCGGCAAATTGCTACTTCAACAACGAGAGACTGGACTCCAAGGAAGTCCTGGGTTAGCACCAGTGGTAATATAGCACCTTTCTAACTGTGTCGAGATGTCTCTCTCTGCAATTTGCAGGTTAAGACCACAAGTGAGCAGGAAGTGTCACCCAAAGCTGAGCTGTCAATCAATTCTAAAATGGCACTGAAGCTGATTAGGGCACATGAGAGGCGTTGGTGAGACTTTTTAACTGTGTAGATCCACAGAACAGGATGGGGAGGATTCTTGCACCATTTCCTGTGAGAAGCACTTGTCTGTTATACTTTTCCACAATTTCTTGTTCCAGGAAAAGGTAAAAATGAGTTATTATCACGTATTCTGTTCCCTGCTGGCAGAGCAGAACCGCCGGCATGTCAGGGTGCTAGATTTTTTTTGATTCAGTGGTTGGCAGTTATCTCAGGGCAGAAAGGTCTTTCGTTTGTGTCCAGCAGCTGGTTAGGGTTTTTCCCCCCTACAGAAGGCATTTTTGCTATTTTCCACACTTTTACAAAAGGACACAGGTTGGAGGTCCGTTCCCAGAAGCATTAGGTCCATTACCCATGGTTGGAAATAATCAGATAAATGTTGCAGAAGAATACAGTTTGCATGGGCAGCATTTAATTGCCATTTTGTTGTGGAACTACAGCTCACAATCCTGACCTGCCTCCGAATTAATGCAGCAATAGTCACTTTCTGCAATTTTTGCCGTGAGAAATGTCATTTTAGTTTGGGTCCCATGCATTTTTCTTGACTGCAGAGCTATCAAGCTGACACTTTTCTTAACTGACAATTAAAATGCTGTGTCAAAGGCCTGTTGTTTAGAAAGGAAACAACAGCCCCGTTAGTAAAGAGACAATCTCCATGAAGACACAGCAAAGTGACACCAATCAATGTGTTTTCTATCAAGGACATGAAGAGACCCAAACTAATTGATTCTCAATCATAGTGTGAGGTAAAATATAACCTCTACAGGGCCTGATATGCCAGTGGTGCTACTGTGTGTATATTAAAACATGCTTCAATATGTGAGCCTTGTTTCGTTGTTACACCTGTATTTTTCCCTTTAGCGTCAACAGATAACTGGTTGCATGTGCTTCACTCCGTAATTTGCTGCCCTCTGTGATTGAATGGCAGATTATTTCAAACAAAGCTCATCAAGTCGAGACACAACGTGTGCTGGGACAAATGTGAGCACATGTTAAGCATGTATGAGCCTGTCTTTTACAGAGCGGGCCTATTTTCACACTGCAACGTTTCTTGTCAAAATTGGAAATGTGATTGACGGCGGATCCATCGAGCCCTCGACGGTGGATGATGTCTTCATATGCCCATCATCGAGATGCATAGATCAATGTCTTTGCTGTGGACTGCGGGGGCTGGGAGGCCTTCTCCCAGGGTTCAGCCACATATGAGATGCGAAACATTAATGTTCCAGCGTGAAATCCACAGGAGTTTATGCAGTATTGCAGTGTCAGGTCAGCTCAGTGATGAAAAGAGTCTCGGCACTAACTAAAGAAGTCTCTTCTATACCAGACTAAAATGTCAGAGTCATCCTGGAAAATAAGACCAGGCTTTGAACACAGTGAGTAATCCAGCATTGGGTATAATCAGCGTGAACGAACAAGCCCAACATCACCACTGCGCTTGACAGAGTCAGCTGGTAAAAATATTTACTTTGGTTATATGACGGTAGAAATAGGGAGCGCTGCGCAATTCCTCTAAGAGCTGTAGTGAGAAGAATCTCAACACAACTTTCCAAGTACCTGAGCTGAGGTAGGCGCTCCGCTGCATGGCTAAACCATTCTGGGTAAAGATGGAGGACTGTAACTATTTCTGATACTTCCAACAGCATAATAATTAAGGTGTGAATCACTCTTTTTAAGTGAGAAAAACACATATGTACGTCAACATGATGCCACAGTTGGATGATTGCGCACAGCATGCAAACATCACATAAGACACCAGCTTGTGTTGTAGGGAAAATGGAGAACGTTAAAATGGAAACAGCAGATGGTGGGTTTTTTATTTGaagctgttgtttgtgttgcgAAGCTGTGAAGAATGGCAAGCACGGCCAGTTTGCTCTTTAGGTCCCGCCGCTTTCAGCTTCTCTTCTCAAACACCTCGTCCTGAGCTTCCCAATGCGTTGGCATTTCGACCGCATGTGACAGGTGTGGAAGCAAATACAAAAGGCTCGAAACACTGTCAaaacagcagtgaaatgagACGCGGGGATTCATTCTATGAAAATGGGAGCATTAGCGTGATGATAGCCACCACCGCCAAGGTGGAGACAATCCAGATCAAACTAGATTTTCACCTGATTTAATGGTACTATAAATACAGAGTActtgcatttttattgttattgtatTAGTAATTTGCACATATTGGaaataaattcttttttttgtgtctgtctgtattgGTGCCTTGTTGTTTTGCATCATAAATGTCATGTTAATTTGACAAGAGACATGAGACGCTGTCCGTGTGTTAGGGCGTAATTAAATATGCATTAAAAATACACTCACATCTCCGTGGAATCTGTACTTCCCCCTCATGATGGATCTATACAGCCGCGTGCGACTGTCGTCCTCAAAAGGCAGGGATCCACTCAGCACAACGTAGGCGATCGCTCCCAGCGCCCACATGTCCACCGAAGATGAATAAGGTTTCCTTAGCAACACCTCAGGGGCCATGTACTCAAGAGTCCCACAGGTGGTCCTGAGAGGCCAAGCACTGTCTGATTCTTTATCCCCAGGTCCAATTCCCGCTGTCACGCCCCCAAAAGTGGCCAATCCAAAGTCGGTAACGAGCAGTCTGGAATCTGCTCCAGGATGGTAGTACAAGAGGTTGTCAGGCTTCAGGTCTCTGTGTGTGATCCCCAAGCTGTGCAGGTACCCCAACCCCGCCAAAACCATCCGTAGGGCCCGAGTGGCGTCCCTCTCAGTGAAGTGGCCCCTGCTGATGACACGATCCAGAAGCTCCCCACCTGTGGCCAGTTCCAGCACCATGTAAACCCTCTGTGGGAACTGGAAGACCTCAATCATCTGAATCACATTTGAGTGGTTCACCCGCTGCAGCACGGCAAGCTCAGATGCACACACCTCACGGGCCTCTGGAGCCAGTACCTCCATCATTTTTATGGCAAAAGGCCGGCGTGTTGCTCGGTGCTCCACACGTACGACTCGGCTAAAGCTCCCACGGCCGACCAGAGCTTTGATGTCGTATCTGGGAGGAAAGATGTGGCGACAGACAACATCAGTATTTGTGTTACACCATTGCAAAGCATTTCCCGTCATGCTCCACAGCTGTGGGATGTACGGGCAGATATAAACCACACGACAGAAGAAGAATTCACCCAGGAATAGAAAGCTAGTTTTCACATTAAAAGTCTTGTATTAGAAAAAATAAATTGCTGTGCAAGAATTTAGCAGAAAGCTCTTGGAATTAAAAGGCTCCATGAATGTATTTAATAAGCAATTTCTCCATGTGTCACGTTCCAAATTATCCGAGAGAGACTAAATAGCAGTTTTCAGTGGTGTGATGATATCACCTGTGTTACTCAGTGGTTCCATTATTCCCTCTCTCAACAGTAAAATAGCTTAAATTAAAACACCTTTCACATGACCAAATTTTTCTTACCTTGCTGTCACACGTGAGTCAAACCTGTCCTTGTACCGGTCAGATTTGACCCGATGTCGTCCATCTCTCACCGGTCGCTCCCTGCCGTTTGATTCCAGCTGCAGAGCGGCACGAAACCAGCAGCCGCTCTGCACCTCTGGATGCTTCCTCGGCTCATTGTCATCACTGCGCACTTTGGTAAAGGCCACAAGCGACTGCACCACGCTCACGTAGCCCTTCATGGAAACTTCCGACTGCACCTTACTGCTCCCGCAGCCCATTCCTCAGCATAGAATCCTATAAAACAAATGTAGTCTGTTACCCAACAGGCACATCAGGAAGATCCCATGTGAGGTGTAAAAAGAGCTGGCTCCTCCTATCAACAGGGTGGAGGTTGGATCACCTTTAGATTCAATTGGGTGATAAAAGTGTCAGGTAAATAACGAATGTTTGAAGCTATTGTTGCTTCTGAACAGTGGTTACAGCCAGAACAAGTAATGATCTTGTCTACGCAAGATCATTTTAAACAGCTATTTATCCTGTATTGGtggtaacaacaacaaaaaaagctaCTTGTTTGATATTTAACTGCCTTTCACATTGGATTTCTATATAAGGTATATTAGAATCGCAATTATAAGTGTTCATTACATCAAATAAAGAGTAtccacttcctctttcctcttaatagttttctttttttcagcaAATATAGCCCCAAACATAAGATGTATCATGATGTTAAACATCTCAACAATACTATAACTGTGACTGCAAGATATTCCACTGCTGAAATAAGTAATCGATTCCAAATTTTACTCGACACAGATTTACGACACAGAGGAATGGTTTTGACTATGGCGCTCCTATTGGTAGCGATTGGAATTGCATGCTCGGAAGTTACTTTTGGAGCCTGGGATTTCAACTACACCCAGGAGTGCTATTTATATATTGTAAGAACTTAACTACAGGCATCTTCCTCTTTTAAGAAACTTTAACCCTGATATCAGATGCGATCAAACTGTTTTCACAGTTTCATGCATCCTGTAAACAAACCTTCATGTGTAAAACTGAGGCTCTCTCAAGTGATGGTGTTTAAATATTCTTTCATGgatgataaaaaataaataaatgaaagagcaGCACGCACTTTATCTTTGAGACAATCTGTGAGACAAAATCACAAAGCTTATCCACAGACAACGCCGCCGCTTTAGTCATCGTAGCAAATCCACTTCCTCTGCCGATAATGTAAATAAGATATAGCACAACTGGTGTTGTAATTGAATGTGCTGTCCAATGCCTATCACATTTATGGAGTGCGTTACCAGTGAATGCACAACACGTGTATTGTTTTGTCTGCGCTGTTGAACACAATGTGTCAACCGGTTCTTGTAAAGCCTgagactttctttttttgtccatttttctcTTATTatgttgtgctgctgtcatcatGCGTCTGTAATCTTCTGAAAACAGAGGcggcgaaaaaaaaaaagatttaaaaaaataatacacAAACCGCCACAACAACAGCCTCCTCTGTCTGCCCGCCTCCATCCTGCATGCTGTTTGAAAGCGCTAAAGCTTGCAGAAAGAGAAGATGCGGCATGCATTTGCACATATTTATTCATGATGGGACCGCAGAGACGAGCAGATCAAAACAGGGGAGGGAGCACCTTTTTAACACGAGGGCCTTAAATTCGTGCAGCAACGGTGCCGTCGAGTAATGAGGTTGGTATAATGAGCtcatgtttatgtttatgaGCACTTGCAGCATTGAATGGGACCTACGCGAGTATCATCCTActacacaaacaaaaaacaaatttatttttgtttccacTTTTAAAGCGAGGTTCTGTTTCCCGCACCGCCCTTGTCAATCAGCCCTTTTGCCGTGGAAGTGCGGCTCTCGGTGCCTCTTTGGCTAATTGAAATGGTTGTAGGggcatatttatatattatatatatgatATTTAGCAGCAAAAGCTGGCTTTAGAGTATTAGCAAAGGTTTGATGCGTCCATCGGAGAGCTCCACCAACAATAAAATGCAACAGTGTCTTTTTCAGAAGCAGAAATGATGTCGTCCCTGAGTGGAGAGGCTGGTTGAATCCTGTCTGACCGCAGCTCCCCGCAGAGCCGCCGGTctctcctgatgtgatgctttGTCTCTGGACTGCTCAAATGAATgcaaacacactctctcacacaaggagacagacagagaaccGCCCCACATGCCCCCCATGTGAAAGCACAAGGAGCCAGCAGAGGATAAACATCACATCAGCAGTGAGGTGGTAAATCGCCCTTCAGAAGCCTCCCTCAAGGGACTCAGCAGCTCAGCGTTTATCGAACCACTATCTGATTACTAAAAGGCTGTCCTCAGTTATAAATGAACCCACAACATGTGTGTGGTGTTGGTAATGCCCCGCCTTGGGAGCAAAAGCCATTACGGGCTGCTGTGAATCCGTTTAGGCCGGAGGAGCGGTCAGAGCGCAGCTGCCACTTGTCAGTCCGTTCATTACCTTTCTTATTGTTGTCAGAGGATGTGATATCTGTGTGAGAGGGCCGGACGGAGCGGCGGCGAGCCAAGCGCTCTGGATTGACGTGGCGCACAAGTGCAGCTCAGGGCAAAGTAATCAAAGGAGCTGCCGTTCGTGTATTCAATGATAAACACAGTAAAAAGCTTTTGAAGGAACACTTGAACGGCGAGGACGCGCTGTGGTCGGTGAGACGGTCCTCTAATGAAAATACCCCTCAGCTGCAAAAACAGGATCTAGTGCTGACAACAGATGAGGGGAAATTTAGCAAAAATAGAAGCAAGCACACGTGAGCTGCAGGAGCATCACTTCGTCATGGGGACGGATATAAGATTTAATCTTAGTCATTCGAAGTTTAAAGAAAAGGTGAGACGCTTTTCAAAGAGGATAT
Proteins encoded in this window:
- the LOC101065899 gene encoding serine/threonine-protein kinase H1-like, with the translated sequence MGCGSSKVQSEVSMKGYVSVVQSLVAFTKVRSDDNEPRKHPEVQSGCWFRAALQLESNGRERPVRDGRHRVKSDRYKDRFDSRVTARYDIKALVGRGSFSRVVRVEHRATRRPFAIKMMEVLAPEAREVCASELAVLQRVNHSNVIQMIEVFQFPQRVYMVLELATGGELLDRVISRGHFTERDATRALRMVLAGLGYLHSLGITHRDLKPDNLLYYHPGADSRLLVTDFGLATFGGVTAGIGPGDKESDSAWPLRTTCGTLEYMAPEVLLRKPYSSSVDMWALGAIAYVVLSGSLPFEDDSRTRLYRSIMRGKYRFHGDPWPSVSNLAKDFIQRLLFLDPATRLTADQAVHHPWVATMAASSSMRNLHRSISQNLRQRRSRSSTQCPSRTRSSADRSSSVPNGLMSPALERHRRASGVSSAKNVA